The Topomyia yanbarensis strain Yona2022 chromosome 3, ASM3024719v1, whole genome shotgun sequence nucleotide sequence tttatgtatcctttactgccaattactccaaattcgtttggtttgatgaagataattatattctttggattgtgtttaagtcccagcataattagttcatttctaattcctttaaaatagtcaaaattcacagttgaaaaattgatatcgaaaacgattcataattccacgatttccaacagaaatcgggagaggtgatgcacttttaaattagatttaagagtacaaatttattgtttttaaatgatcaaataattttgtctctatttggatcttgaattttatgtatttgaaatggttggTTTGTGAAggtttacttagaagtataaaataactagtccaaaatatgtcataaaaaatagcgtcaaaatattttggacacagctagattttctttcgtaatagcagtctgattatcaatttaaaataatcaaaattatcacttcataaattattttttttttgcggtgcggttgcggtaaaaccgcgcggtaaaagctctttcccgcaccgcatctgcgggaaaaagtgtctcaccgcaccgcagattttgcggtgcgggtgcggtaaataccgcgcggttgcggtaattaccgcaaccgcgacgaaccctactttctcatataaacaaaGTTTATAGAATCATTCCGAAAATCAACAATAAAATCCCAATCTgggtcatttttggcgaaaattgattttctttATCTTCAATAGCTGAATATGGCGTGAGAGTTTGGGGGATGGTATGGTTTGGAGATTGGGGTTCACTTTATATTTTGACATAGGGTACATATGAATATTAATGGCTACTGAATTATTCCAACAATATAAGCTAGAGATAAGGATTTCGGAtacttttaattatttttaatatgaaacttaaaaaactatttatttaaaattatttttgatagATAGTTTCGACGTTTGGAGTTGGCTGTGAGGTGTGTGAACGTTACACTACAAGATATAGATATCCGGAAGAGCACTCACCTAACATTAGTTTCTATTGCATGAAGAAAGTTGGGTTTCAATGTCATTTGTCATAATCTTGTAATTAGAATGTAGCTTTAAACTCGTTTCATAAATAATCATATTTTTAAACAATACATAGTTacctaaaaaaatgtaaaatgttcTGCTGTCCGGCAAAATATCCAGAAAGTTTCGCTGCTTATCTTACTCAATACATATGAATTATGACAGTTTTTCCTCTCGTTTGTACATCTACCTACGCGCTACGGGTTATAATATTTCTGGGCAAAATCATAATAGACGGCAATAATTCAGGCTTAAAATCTAGCGGAAAATAAAGTTGAAGAAGTCACCCATTTCATCCTTCAATTAGTATTTGCTGTTCTCGTGTTTCGCGTAGTGAATGAACGCCAGCACCGAATCGGCCAGGTAAAGGGCACCGGATACGACGCACAGTGAACCTAGAGCAAGACCGGCCTACAGACAGACAAATGTAGATGTAAAGAAATGGACAAAGTTTAATTGACAAAATGATCGCGAGGGTGGATGGTGAAGTTTAAGAATCCATAATTCCTAATTAAAAATGGTAACGACTTTCAGTAGTCATAATTATTGTATGAATGGAATGTGAGCAAGTGGTGCATATCATACCGTTCGCTCCGAAGAGATGTGTCGAAAATCGTACTCCGCCAGGTAACCATGCCAGTAGTGAAGAGCGGTACCACCGACTGCAACCCACATGAAGGTACCGACCACGTTCATTATCGTATCCGACAGCTCGCGCTTCAGCTTCGTCGTTCCGAAGGCGAACGTAATTAACTGAACCGAGGTGTAGATGAAGTACCCGACAAATACTCCGGAGGCCACAATTTCCGCGTCTGGACTTTTCTCTTCATTCAAGTTCCAAGTGCCACCTACGCCGAGAAAGTCACCACCATAACCGGTACGGTACAGGATGAGGATCACTATGTTGAGTACCTGTCATAGAACAgagatgaaaaatattttagaatcATTCCGATGGCGGAGTAATCACAGGGAAATCAAATGATCGTCGATATCAGCCTAGTTGACCTTAGGAATCGTAATCTCAGATAGCGAAGAGAGCAATGAATTCACGCGACTTCAAACTCGTATCATTGCTCTAGAGAAGCTTTGTTCCGTATCTCATCGTTCGAGTTTTTAGATAAAGCACACCCAACGACGATGCCGTGTTCGCAGTTTAATCAGCCACTGTTTATCACTGCATATAGCACACCTGGTGGTGTTCCTCGGATATAACAAGCCTGTGACATGCAAACAGAGCTGATATGTCAAGATGAGCGGCCTATTTGGTAACGGTTAATGATGCGAGATACGTGCCTATTTGCACCAAACGCAATCACCCTCTTGAGCTTAGAACTCGTTGGAGTTCGCACTAAAACAGTTACGTCACTAACATTTCATAGCTTCTCCATACGTGTAGGGTAAAGTAAACAGCAAAATTGCAAATTCTTAGTCATAATTTAAAGACTCGTAACATATTTAATTGGCTTGGTAATGTTTTGgcaaaaatgaattattttccCTTtattccgatgaaagcaaagaAAAATAATAGCAAAGATTTAAGTAGTGAAGTAAGTTTTACATTTTAGTCTACTTCGAAAGCTTTTGAAAGTGTCGTAGTATGTAGTTTTTCGAAATAATATAGTTCATTTTTTCGAACGCTTAATGCAACAGTTAGGCCAATTTCTTCATCGCTGCTAATTATCTCATATCGCACCTCTTTGTGTCACTTAATTATATGTTCTTGTCTATATATGAACAAAACATAAGAAATTTTTCAAACCCTTTGGTTTACCCTATGTTGGTCTTAAAACACTTTTCATAAACGTACAAGATTGCTAAATCGCAATATGCTTTTGTTAATTCTAAAGAAGTGTTTCGAGTTTAACTAAAATAATGATGGTAGTAAGTAGTATTTTATTGCGTCACCATTTTGTAGTAATCTATGATCCGTATCCTTTTCCCataagaattaattaattgtaTGGTACCGTTTCTCTTTCCAATGTCAATCTATTGGGATAAATAACGAAAAAACACCCAGCTCTATACGGGGACAAATTTAATTCTTTGCTTTAAAACGTATTGATTTTAATGAAACCAACAGGTTTCAATTAGTATTTAAATATTGGAAATCGTTGCATAATATTTCAGCGTTTTACATTagcttcataaaaaaattatattattatttaaccctccggaagtcgcgcaaatggcccactgaacgagcagcctcTGGTACTCTAATACGATTTCGGTAGATTTtcaaagcagcgtgcactcagtgcactagcgcgacttccggagggttaaaagtGATCACCCTCCATAAAAAAAACTCGGACAAAACCTTAAAAGATGCCTGAATTTGATGAAA carries:
- the LOC131688964 gene encoding protein snakeskin; its protein translation is MVSAETIGSIFIKVFKLVLNIVILILYRTGYGGDFLGVGGTWNLNEEKSPDAEIVASGVFVGYFIYTSVQLITFAFGTTKLKRELSDTIMNVVGTFMWVAVGGTALHYWHGYLAEYDFRHISSERTAGLALGSLCVVSGALYLADSVLAFIHYAKHENSKY